Proteins encoded by one window of Sphingomonas ginkgonis:
- a CDS encoding APC family permease — MTILDLLFGRRLANREGEQRKIGWVEGVPAMGLDGLGSSSYGPEAALTIMIPLGALSLAYVGWVIAPIILLLAVLYVSYRQVILAYPTNGGAYTVAKENLGPLASQLAAASLMLDYILNVAVGISAGVGALTSSVPFLHPYTLPLCLGILLLVAVANLRGTREAGWLFALPTYVFILSFLGLIGWALVRLAVHGGTPTPVVAPPPLGPAAAGASLWLLVRAFAAGCTAMTGVEAVSNGVNAFREPVVDQARRTLTIICLVLGLLLAGIAAVAHAYGLGAMDQTKAGYQSVLSQLAGAIAGRGLIYYVAMTSLLAVLCLSANTSFVGFPRVCNLVARDDFLPRAFAVSDRRLVYSAGVILLTATAGGLLVLFDGITDRLIPLFAIGAFLTFTLSQTGMVAHWRRQKGRNLHRLAINSLGAVTTIAALLVITAAKFLEGAWLVTLAIPLVVLLMRSIHRYYERQDKVLASHGEFSVDEHEPPTVMVAYEERNRITDRALRFAMTLSPDVLAVHLLRLEGPNHEEDIAAVRDRFEREISGPLERAGAATPRLMMVPAPFREIHGPLLELVEKIDEATPGRSVAIIIPELVPRHWWQKLLHGRRAAQLRTALMEHAGPRLMIVSSPWRGTR; from the coding sequence ATGACCATCCTCGATCTCCTGTTCGGCCGTCGGCTTGCCAATCGCGAAGGTGAGCAGCGGAAGATCGGGTGGGTGGAAGGGGTGCCGGCGATGGGCCTGGATGGGCTCGGCTCCTCCTCCTACGGTCCGGAAGCCGCGCTGACGATCATGATCCCGCTCGGCGCGCTGAGCCTTGCCTATGTGGGCTGGGTGATTGCGCCGATCATCCTGCTGCTGGCGGTGCTCTACGTCTCCTACCGGCAGGTGATTCTCGCGTACCCGACCAACGGCGGCGCCTACACGGTGGCAAAGGAGAATCTGGGACCGCTCGCCTCGCAGCTGGCCGCGGCTTCGCTGATGCTCGACTATATCCTGAACGTCGCGGTGGGGATCTCGGCAGGCGTGGGGGCGCTGACCTCCTCGGTCCCCTTCCTCCATCCGTACACGCTGCCGCTCTGCCTCGGCATCCTCCTGCTGGTGGCAGTCGCCAACCTTCGCGGTACCCGGGAGGCGGGCTGGCTTTTCGCGCTGCCGACGTACGTCTTCATCTTGTCCTTTCTCGGACTGATCGGCTGGGCGCTGGTGAGGCTAGCGGTTCACGGCGGTACGCCCACGCCCGTCGTCGCGCCGCCGCCGCTCGGGCCTGCCGCGGCCGGGGCGAGCCTGTGGTTGCTGGTCCGCGCCTTCGCTGCCGGATGCACCGCGATGACCGGGGTCGAGGCAGTCTCCAACGGAGTTAACGCTTTCCGCGAGCCGGTCGTCGACCAGGCACGCAGGACGCTGACCATCATCTGCCTCGTGCTCGGGCTGCTGCTCGCCGGGATCGCCGCTGTCGCGCATGCCTATGGGCTGGGCGCGATGGACCAGACGAAGGCCGGATACCAGAGCGTGCTGTCGCAGCTTGCCGGCGCAATCGCCGGGCGAGGGCTGATCTACTATGTGGCGATGACCAGCCTGCTCGCGGTGCTCTGCCTCTCGGCCAACACCAGCTTCGTCGGCTTTCCGCGGGTCTGCAACCTGGTCGCCCGCGACGACTTCCTTCCGCGTGCCTTCGCCGTGTCGGACAGGCGGCTGGTCTATTCGGCCGGGGTCATCTTGCTCACGGCGACCGCCGGTGGACTGCTGGTCCTGTTCGACGGGATCACCGACCGGCTGATCCCGCTGTTCGCCATCGGTGCCTTTCTCACCTTCACGCTCAGCCAGACCGGGATGGTCGCGCACTGGCGGCGCCAGAAGGGGCGCAACCTGCACCGGCTGGCAATCAACTCGCTGGGCGCGGTGACCACGATTGCGGCGCTGCTGGTGATCACTGCAGCCAAGTTCCTCGAAGGCGCCTGGCTGGTCACGCTGGCGATCCCGCTCGTGGTGCTGCTGATGCGCTCGATCCACCGTTACTATGAGCGACAGGACAAGGTGCTCGCGAGCCACGGCGAGTTCAGCGTCGACGAGCATGAGCCGCCGACGGTGATGGTCGCCTATGAAGAGCGCAACCGGATCACCGACCGCGCACTCCGCTTTGCGATGACGCTGTCGCCGGACGTACTGGCGGTGCACCTGCTGCGCCTTGAAGGACCCAACCATGAGGAGGACATCGCCGCAGTCCGCGACCGGTTCGAGCGGGAGATCAGCGGGCCACTTGAGCGTGCTGGCGCCGCCACGCCGCGGCTGATGATGGTTCCTGCGCCGTTCCGCGAAATACACGGACCCCTCTTGGAGCTGGTCGAAAAGATCGACGAGGCGACGCCCGGCCGCTCGGTCGCGATCATCATACCGGAACTCGTGCCGCGGCATTGGTGGCAAAAGCTGCTGCACGGGCGCCGTGCGGCGCAACTCCGGACCGCGCTGATGGAGCACGCGGGACCGCGACTGATGATCGTCAGCTCGCCTTGGCGGGGCACGCGCTAG
- the kaiC gene encoding circadian clock protein KaiC: protein MEGIRKAATGIAGFDELTLGGVPAGRPTLVCGSAGCGKTLFASTFLINGANGGEPGVFVTFEERPGDIVENVSSLGFGLDGLIERDMIRIEHIAIDPSELAEVGDYDLEALFLRLELAVEEIGAKRIVLDTIESLFSAFQNPAILRAEIRRLFDWLKQKGLTAVITGERGDGTLTRQGLEEYVSDCVVLLDHRVHNQVSTRRLRIVKYRGTAHGLNEYPFLIGEDGFSVLPVSSLGLTHQVHDERISTGIADLDSMLSGGGFHRGSSILLSGVAGSGKSTIAASFVDASCRRGEKTLYFSFEESAAQTVRNMRSVGIDLQPHIDSGLLHCTAVRPTFYSLEMHLAVMLREVQRVGPALVVLDPISAFMDTGEELEVQSMLLRMIDFLKTQGISGVFTHLAHVQGAAQTDAGLSSLMDAWILLLNREVNGEFNRELYLLKARGIAHSNQVREFVMSDDGIRLIEPFLGENGALTGSARRFEEARIRRDETVRLAERVRQEERIEQRRRKARAQIEALEAELRADELELSSLAEQESAYLTQARQDAAAMAAGRAGQWAAGPDHD, encoded by the coding sequence ATGGAAGGAATCAGGAAGGCTGCGACCGGGATTGCCGGGTTCGACGAGCTGACGCTCGGCGGCGTGCCGGCCGGGCGCCCGACTCTGGTCTGTGGTTCTGCCGGATGCGGCAAGACATTGTTCGCCTCCACCTTCCTTATCAACGGCGCGAATGGGGGCGAACCGGGCGTCTTCGTCACCTTCGAGGAACGTCCCGGTGACATCGTCGAGAATGTCTCCTCGCTCGGCTTCGGACTCGATGGTCTGATCGAGCGGGACATGATCCGGATCGAGCATATCGCCATCGATCCGTCCGAGCTTGCCGAGGTTGGCGACTATGACCTCGAGGCGCTGTTTCTGCGGCTTGAGCTGGCGGTCGAGGAGATTGGCGCCAAGCGGATCGTGCTCGACACCATCGAGAGCCTCTTCTCCGCCTTCCAGAACCCGGCGATCCTCCGCGCCGAGATCCGCCGCCTGTTCGACTGGCTGAAGCAGAAGGGGCTGACCGCGGTCATCACCGGCGAGCGCGGCGACGGCACGCTGACGCGCCAGGGGCTGGAGGAATATGTCTCCGACTGCGTGGTCCTCCTCGACCACCGGGTCCACAACCAGGTCAGCACGCGCCGGCTGCGCATCGTCAAGTATCGCGGCACCGCCCACGGGCTCAACGAATATCCGTTTCTGATCGGCGAGGACGGGTTCAGCGTCCTGCCGGTGAGCTCGCTCGGGCTGACCCACCAGGTGCACGACGAGCGCATCTCGACCGGGATCGCTGACCTCGACTCGATGCTGAGCGGCGGCGGCTTCCATCGCGGCTCGAGCATCCTGCTGAGCGGAGTCGCGGGTTCGGGCAAGAGCACCATCGCCGCGTCCTTCGTCGACGCCAGCTGCCGCCGCGGCGAGAAGACGCTCTACTTCTCGTTTGAGGAATCGGCGGCGCAGACGGTGCGCAACATGCGCTCGGTCGGGATCGACCTCCAGCCGCACATCGACTCCGGCCTGCTCCACTGCACGGCGGTGCGGCCGACCTTCTACAGCCTCGAGATGCACCTCGCGGTGATGCTCCGCGAAGTGCAGCGGGTCGGGCCGGCGTTGGTCGTGCTCGATCCCATCTCCGCCTTCATGGACACCGGCGAGGAGCTGGAGGTTCAGTCGATGCTGCTGCGGATGATCGATTTCCTGAAGACCCAGGGCATCAGCGGGGTCTTCACCCATCTCGCGCACGTGCAGGGCGCGGCGCAGACCGACGCCGGCCTGTCGTCGCTAATGGACGCCTGGATCCTGCTGCTCAACCGCGAGGTGAACGGCGAGTTCAACCGCGAGCTCTACCTGCTCAAGGCGCGCGGCATCGCGCACAGCAACCAGGTCCGCGAGTTCGTGATGAGCGACGATGGCATCCGCCTGATCGAGCCCTTCCTCGGCGAGAACGGGGCGCTGACCGGGTCGGCGCGCCGCTTCGAGGAGGCGCGGATCCGCCGCGACGAGACGGTGCGGCTGGCCGAGCGCGTCCGGCAGGAGGAGCGGATCGAGCAGCGGCGACGCAAGGCCCGCGCGCAGATCGAGGCGCTGGAGGCGGAGCTCAGGGCCGACGAGCTCGAGCTCAGCAGCCTCGCCGAGCAGGAATCCGCCTATCTCACCCAGGCTCGCCAGGACGCGGCCGCTATGGCGGCGGGACGTGCTGGCCAGTGGGCCGCAGGACCGGACCATGACTGA
- a CDS encoding circadian clock KaiB family protein translates to MTDEQPIKLTLYVAGETPKSVAAIRNLRQLCEEHLTGRYEIEVIDLRQQPQLAREHNIVAIPTLVRSLPVPVQKIIGDLSDREKVLVHLQVDQR, encoded by the coding sequence ATGACTGACGAGCAACCCATCAAGCTGACGCTCTACGTCGCGGGCGAGACGCCCAAGTCGGTGGCGGCGATCCGCAACCTCAGGCAGTTGTGCGAGGAGCATCTGACCGGCCGCTACGAGATCGAGGTGATCGATCTTCGCCAGCAGCCGCAACTCGCCCGCGAGCACAACATCGTCGCCATTCCGACCCTGGTCCGGTCGCTGCCGGTTCCCGTGCAGAAGATCATCGGCGACCTGTCGGATCGGGAAAAGGTGCTGGTGCACCTGCAAGTGGACCAGCGCTGA
- a CDS encoding sensor histidine kinase — MDLPRADGSAESAELRRRLAEAEETLRAIREGEVDALVIRGAARDEVFALGSEDSYRTFMETMEIGAAALDADGKLVYVNAALQALLGAGSQELQHADLVQWVGPAGELALRRLIDRCARGGRHREQLAIVGASGERTVEVTAAPLELAFGRGYALTFTDVTERFEAVAASEGERIGHAVLALSNDAVVVCNAAGTITQANAKVRQFLDGASTGLQFDEAFPLTFAMSSGLLGPADLVELARSGSSVGPIEAVLRDDAGKRTLLVGAGPLRGAGDGASGSIITLSDVTDQRAAERRQRLLMGELTHRVKNTLTLVLSIANRTIAGSRDLAEFRTAFGRRLEALAATHNLLAEDFSAGLTLEDLAVAELTPYIAVGSERLTLEGLQHRLNSDTAVALGLIFHELVTNAVKYGALSNERGRVSLTAERSGGELEIIWCEEGGPTVLPPSRHGFGQTLILRGLGSSGPKPTTLDYRPEGVLCRMHVATSALIADADPAAAG, encoded by the coding sequence GTGGACCTGCCGCGCGCCGACGGCTCGGCGGAAAGCGCCGAGCTGCGCCGCCGGCTCGCGGAGGCAGAAGAGACGCTGCGCGCCATCCGCGAAGGCGAGGTCGACGCGCTGGTCATCCGCGGTGCGGCGCGCGACGAGGTGTTCGCGCTAGGGTCCGAGGACAGCTACCGGACCTTCATGGAAACGATGGAGATCGGTGCCGCGGCGCTCGATGCCGATGGCAAGCTGGTCTACGTCAACGCCGCGCTCCAGGCGCTGCTCGGCGCCGGGTCGCAGGAGCTCCAGCATGCCGACCTGGTGCAGTGGGTCGGCCCCGCGGGCGAACTCGCACTGCGGCGCCTGATCGATCGCTGCGCCAGGGGCGGCCGGCATCGCGAGCAGCTGGCGATCGTCGGCGCGTCGGGCGAGCGGACGGTCGAAGTCACCGCCGCGCCGCTCGAGCTGGCATTCGGCCGCGGCTATGCCCTGACCTTCACCGACGTGACTGAGCGGTTCGAAGCGGTCGCCGCGAGCGAGGGCGAGCGGATCGGCCATGCCGTGCTCGCCTTGTCCAACGACGCGGTGGTCGTCTGCAATGCCGCCGGGACCATCACCCAGGCCAACGCCAAGGTCCGCCAGTTCCTCGACGGGGCGAGCACCGGGCTGCAGTTCGACGAGGCCTTTCCGCTGACCTTCGCCATGTCCTCGGGGCTGCTCGGGCCCGCCGACCTGGTCGAGCTGGCAAGGTCCGGAAGCAGCGTCGGGCCGATCGAGGCGGTGCTGCGCGACGATGCCGGCAAGCGCACGCTGCTGGTTGGGGCGGGGCCGCTGCGCGGCGCCGGAGACGGCGCGTCAGGCTCGATCATCACCCTGTCGGACGTCACCGATCAGCGCGCGGCGGAGCGCCGCCAGCGGCTGCTGATGGGCGAGCTCACCCACCGCGTGAAGAACACGCTGACGCTGGTCCTGTCTATCGCCAACCGGACGATCGCCGGGTCGCGCGACCTCGCCGAGTTCCGAACGGCGTTCGGCCGTCGGCTCGAGGCGCTCGCGGCCACCCACAATCTGCTTGCCGAAGACTTCTCGGCGGGCCTCACGCTCGAGGATCTCGCGGTTGCCGAACTCACGCCCTACATCGCGGTGGGCAGCGAGCGGCTGACGCTCGAGGGCCTGCAGCATCGGCTGAACTCCGACACGGCGGTAGCGCTCGGGCTGATCTTCCACGAGCTGGTGACCAACGCGGTCAAATATGGTGCGCTGTCGAACGAGCGTGGCCGGGTTTCGCTGACGGCCGAGCGGAGCGGCGGAGAGCTGGAGATCATCTGGTGCGAGGAAGGCGGCCCGACCGTGCTGCCGCCGTCGCGCCATGGGTTCGGCCAGACCCTGATCCTGCGCGGGCTGGGCTCGAGCGGGCCCAAGCCGACGACCCTCGACTATCGTCCCGAGGGTGTGCTGTGCCGAATGCACGTGGCGACCTCGGCGCTGATCGCTGACGCGGATCCCGCTGCCGCCGGCTGA
- a CDS encoding translocation/assembly module TamB domain-containing protein: MAAPDEDPTPETIVVRHRTNWPLRIAKWVLGLVVALLLLAGIVLVGVNTDPGRRFVAQRIGGLQFANGMKIGVGRIDGSIYGAMTIHDFSLSDPKGVFFRAPLVELDWRPFDYLHKHLDVRSLTAPTATLARLPMFNVTPPSNQPLLPDLDITVGRLKVDRLVIERPVTGEQRIAFIDGRARIADRRAQVALEAATAGVAGQAGGDRLSLRLDAVPEANRLGLNASLDAPANGVLARIAGLTKPVRVQLRGQGDWRHWDGQLFANLDNSPFARLALSARDGTFGVRGPTRVARLVQGPTAALLGPITNVDVQSTWANRRAQLRGRVWSDAFTLASEGVADVGGNRLEDFHLGFALLKPQTLAPNLAGREVEVSAVLNGELRRPTVDYHVTAAALAFNTMGLSNLDAHGTAKFNRDHLVVPVAATARAITGLDAAAGGAITNVRLDGDLAVDWPRIVSDNLRLRADRIDAKAIVLADVARGLYTGALEGRVNNYRINSLGIFNIDTHADVKTLPRGGFSLVGRVRAQSTRLFNDGVRSFLGGNLVASSDVAYGTDGLIRFSRLRLNAPQLRVTDGRGSYSPDGRIALAASGVSKAYGPVAVQVTGTVNSPHAIVTAARPGLGLGIAGLRAEIRSAGNAYLVTASGQSQYGAFTADVAVRTAGGPLTVDIRRATLAGITVDGQVRQTAAGPFAGRLNARGQGLGGVVRLAAAGKYQQAVINLRARNAVLPAPANVAVGAAIVDARVTLYDQPEIIADAQLAQARFGTTDIAALRTIINYRGGRGYARGLAEGTAGVPFRMAFNSELEPNLWRAALKGRVNGVDVSTASPARIVPHGGSYELLPTRLNFDRGSMRLAGSYGRELRLQSRIDRLDMSLLDLFAPGLGLGGSVTGAIDFAETGNALPQLQANLAIRNFTRTTAVSVSRPLDVNLVARIAPGIGNLNAVMRTRGTVVGRLQAAIQPLGPGVGSWTRRIAGAPLTGGIRYIGPADSLFSLAGLADQSLAGPLGVAADFGGRVERPSLQGIVRGRGLSYSNATYGTRLTNMALQGRFTGERLQIDQLTAQAGSGTVTGSGYVSLAAASGYPANFDLKLDNARLANSDALRVTATGDVRLVKAANQSPVLTGIVRLPATRYQIIRQGSAQVPELTGVRFKPPRGPARVTGDAPPPTDSGFGAVQLDLRIVAPEQLYVSGMGLESEWRADLRVRGSNSDPRISGTVDLVRGTLGFAGRSFELQEGQIRFAGGGTGDATIALTAAETIEDVDITVNVTGSATDPKISFTSTPGLPQDEIVSRILFGNSVGQLSAIQAVQLAASLNTLRGSGGGGLNPLGKLRQVAGMDRLRILGPDETQGRGSALAAGKYIGKNIYLEVVTDARGFTATQLEVTLSRALSVLSRAGGSNSTNVNVRYRKTY; this comes from the coding sequence ATGGCCGCGCCGGACGAAGATCCGACGCCGGAGACGATCGTCGTCCGCCACCGGACGAACTGGCCGCTGCGGATTGCCAAGTGGGTGCTCGGGCTGGTCGTCGCGCTGCTCCTGCTCGCGGGAATCGTGCTGGTGGGAGTGAACACCGATCCCGGCCGGCGCTTCGTCGCGCAGCGGATCGGCGGGCTGCAGTTCGCGAACGGGATGAAGATAGGGGTCGGGCGGATCGACGGGTCGATCTACGGCGCGATGACGATCCACGACTTCAGCCTGTCGGACCCCAAGGGCGTCTTCTTCCGGGCGCCGCTGGTCGAGCTCGACTGGCGGCCGTTCGACTATCTCCACAAGCATCTCGATGTCCGGAGCCTGACCGCGCCGACCGCGACCCTGGCGCGGCTGCCCATGTTCAACGTCACGCCGCCGAGCAACCAGCCCCTGCTTCCCGACCTCGACATCACGGTCGGGCGATTGAAGGTCGACCGGCTGGTGATCGAGCGGCCGGTGACCGGCGAGCAACGGATCGCCTTTATCGACGGCCGGGCGCGGATCGCCGACCGGCGCGCGCAGGTCGCGCTGGAGGCGGCGACGGCGGGGGTCGCGGGGCAGGCGGGCGGCGACCGGCTGTCGCTGCGGCTCGACGCGGTGCCCGAGGCCAACCGGCTCGGCCTCAACGCCTCGCTCGACGCGCCGGCCAACGGCGTTCTCGCCAGGATCGCCGGGCTGACCAAGCCGGTGCGCGTGCAGCTTCGCGGGCAGGGCGACTGGCGGCACTGGGACGGGCAGTTGTTCGCCAATCTCGACAATTCGCCGTTCGCCCGGCTGGCGCTGAGCGCGCGCGACGGGACGTTCGGGGTACGCGGGCCGACGCGGGTGGCGCGGCTGGTGCAGGGACCGACCGCGGCGCTGCTCGGGCCGATCACCAACGTCGACGTCCAGTCGACCTGGGCCAACCGCCGGGCGCAGCTTCGCGGACGGGTGTGGAGCGATGCGTTCACGCTGGCCAGCGAGGGCGTAGCCGACGTCGGCGGCAACCGGCTGGAGGATTTCCACCTCGGCTTCGCGCTTTTGAAGCCGCAGACTCTGGCGCCCAACCTCGCCGGGCGCGAGGTCGAAGTGTCGGCCGTTTTGAACGGCGAACTTAGGCGGCCGACTGTCGACTATCACGTCACCGCCGCCGCGCTCGCCTTCAACACGATGGGGCTGAGCAACCTCGACGCGCACGGGACGGCGAAGTTCAACCGCGATCATCTCGTCGTGCCGGTCGCCGCCACCGCGCGGGCGATCACCGGGCTCGATGCCGCCGCGGGCGGCGCGATCACCAACGTCCGGCTGGACGGCGACCTGGCGGTCGACTGGCCGCGGATCGTCTCCGACAATCTCCGCCTCCGCGCCGACCGGATCGACGCCAAGGCGATCGTCCTCGCCGACGTCGCCAGGGGGCTCTACACCGGCGCGCTCGAGGGCCGGGTCAACAATTACCGGATCAACAGCCTCGGCATCTTCAACATCGACACCCACGCCGACGTGAAGACGCTGCCGAGGGGCGGGTTCAGCCTGGTCGGCCGGGTCCGCGCCCAGTCGACGCGGCTGTTCAACGACGGGGTGCGAAGCTTCCTCGGCGGCAATCTGGTCGCGTCGAGCGACGTCGCCTACGGGACCGACGGGCTGATCCGCTTCTCGCGGCTTCGCCTCAATGCGCCGCAGCTCCGGGTCACCGACGGACGCGGAAGCTATTCGCCGGACGGGCGGATCGCGCTCGCCGCCAGCGGCGTGTCAAAGGCCTACGGCCCGGTCGCGGTGCAAGTGACGGGCACGGTCAACAGCCCGCACGCGATCGTCACTGCCGCCCGACCCGGGCTCGGCCTTGGGATCGCGGGGCTGCGCGCCGAGATCCGGAGCGCCGGCAACGCCTATCTGGTGACCGCCAGCGGACAGAGCCAGTACGGCGCCTTCACCGCCGACGTCGCGGTGAGGACCGCGGGCGGCCCGCTGACCGTCGACATCCGCCGCGCCACGCTCGCGGGGATCACCGTGGACGGCCAGGTCCGCCAGACCGCCGCCGGTCCGTTCGCGGGCCGGCTCAATGCGCGCGGGCAGGGGCTGGGTGGGGTGGTCCGGCTCGCCGCCGCGGGCAAGTATCAGCAGGCGGTGATCAACCTGCGCGCGCGCAACGCCGTGCTGCCCGCACCGGCGAACGTCGCGGTCGGCGCGGCGATCGTCGATGCCCGGGTGACCCTCTACGACCAGCCCGAGATCATCGCCGACGCGCAGCTCGCGCAGGCGCGGTTCGGGACCACCGACATCGCCGCGCTGCGGACGATCATCAACTATCGCGGCGGTCGCGGTTATGCGCGGGGGCTGGCCGAAGGCACCGCCGGCGTACCGTTCCGGATGGCCTTCAACAGCGAACTGGAGCCGAACCTGTGGCGTGCGGCGCTGAAGGGGCGGGTGAACGGCGTCGATGTCAGTACCGCCAGCCCGGCGCGGATCGTCCCGCACGGCGGAAGCTACGAGCTTCTCCCCACGCGGCTCAACTTCGATCGCGGCAGCATGCGACTGGCCGGCAGCTACGGCCGCGAGCTTCGGCTGCAAAGCCGGATCGATCGGCTCGACATGAGCCTGCTCGACCTCTTCGCGCCCGGGTTGGGGCTCGGCGGCAGCGTCACCGGGGCAATCGACTTCGCCGAAACCGGCAACGCGCTCCCGCAGCTCCAGGCCAATCTCGCGATCCGCAATTTCACCCGCACCACCGCGGTGTCGGTCAGCCGGCCGCTCGACGTGAACTTGGTCGCCCGGATCGCGCCCGGCATCGGTAACCTCAATGCTGTGATGCGCACGCGCGGGACGGTGGTCGGCCGGCTTCAAGCCGCGATCCAGCCGCTTGGTCCGGGCGTTGGAAGCTGGACCCGGCGGATCGCCGGCGCGCCGCTAACCGGCGGGATCCGCTACATCGGGCCGGCGGACTCGCTGTTCTCGCTGGCCGGGCTCGCTGACCAGAGCCTCGCCGGTCCGCTCGGTGTCGCCGCCGACTTCGGTGGCCGGGTCGAGCGGCCGTCGTTGCAGGGCATCGTTCGCGGTCGCGGGCTGAGCTACTCCAACGCGACCTATGGGACGCGCCTCACCAACATGGCGTTGCAGGGCCGCTTCACCGGCGAGCGGCTGCAGATCGACCAGCTGACCGCCCAGGCGGGAAGCGGCACGGTCACCGGCAGCGGCTATGTCAGCCTGGCGGCGGCGAGCGGCTATCCTGCCAACTTCGATCTCAAGCTCGACAATGCACGCCTGGCCAACAGTGACGCGCTGAGGGTGACCGCGACTGGCGATGTCCGCCTGGTCAAAGCCGCCAACCAGTCGCCAGTGCTGACGGGCATCGTGCGGCTGCCCGCCACTCGCTACCAGATCATCCGCCAGGGCTCGGCGCAGGTGCCGGAGCTGACCGGCGTCCGGTTCAAGCCGCCGAGGGGCCCGGCACGGGTCACCGGCGATGCACCGCCGCCGACCGACAGCGGGTTCGGCGCGGTCCAGCTCGACCTCCGCATCGTCGCACCCGAGCAGCTCTACGTCAGCGGCATGGGTCTGGAATCCGAGTGGCGCGCGGACCTGAGAGTGCGCGGCAGCAACAGCGACCCCCGCATCTCGGGAACAGTCGACCTCGTCCGCGGCACGCTCGGCTTCGCTGGCCGTTCGTTCGAGCTGCAGGAAGGCCAGATCCGCTTTGCCGGCGGCGGCACCGGCGATGCGACCATCGCTCTGACCGCCGCGGAGACGATCGAGGACGTCGACATCACGGTGAACGTCACCGGCTCGGCGACCGATCCGAAGATCAGCTTCACCAGCACCCCCGGTCTGCCGCAGGACGAGATCGTCTCGCGCATCCTGTTCGGCAACTCGGTCGGTCAGCTGTCTGCGATCCAGGCGGTCCAGCTCGCCGCCTCGCTGAACACGCTGCGCGGCTCCGGCGGGGGCGGCCTCAATCCACTCGGCAAGCTGCGCCAGGTCGCCGGGATGGACCGGCTGCGGATTCTTGGACCGGACGAGACGCAGGGGCGCGGCTCGGCACTGGCGGCAGGCAAATACATTGGCAAGAACATCTATCTCGAGGTGGTCACCGACGCACGCGGCTTCACCGCGACCCAACTTGAGGTGACGCTGAGTAGGGCCTTGTCGGTGCTGAGCCGGGCCGGCGGTTCCAACAGCACCAACGTCAACGTGCGCTACAGGAAAACCTATTGA